A single Thermosynechococcus vestitus BP-1 DNA region contains:
- a CDS encoding SPOR domain-containing protein, whose translation MSRFSIHSQPWLSHLCLILMGWGTPVWAAEPIPIPVPPPEVNTVIPIPVPAPEVSTAPIPPPPPPLESSLERLPVPRVPIPMGFVGSDRAMNQLPPPPEMSDAELATLAPVAPRTRFRVIVLDLREEDVANQERLRSLVPEVIPITLGQRRVLQVGSFQNEANATQMRAFMEVNGFRAEIQPLP comes from the coding sequence ATGAGCCGTTTCAGCATTCACTCCCAGCCGTGGTTGAGTCATCTATGTTTGATCCTAATGGGTTGGGGGACGCCCGTATGGGCGGCAGAACCGATTCCTATCCCCGTGCCACCGCCAGAGGTGAATACCGTCATCCCCATTCCCGTGCCTGCCCCAGAGGTGAGTACTGCGCCAATTCCCCCCCCACCGCCGCCGCTGGAGAGCTCCCTGGAACGATTGCCGGTGCCCCGTGTGCCGATTCCAATGGGATTTGTGGGGAGCGATCGCGCCATGAATCAATTGCCCCCCCCACCAGAGATGTCTGATGCCGAGTTAGCAACCCTAGCGCCGGTAGCCCCCAGAACGCGGTTTCGGGTGATTGTTTTAGATTTACGGGAGGAGGATGTGGCCAATCAAGAACGCCTGCGATCCCTTGTTCCCGAAGTTATCCCCATTACCCTTGGCCAGCGCCGTGTCCTGCAAGTAGGCAGTTTCCAAAATGAGGCCAATGCCACCCAAATGCGGGCTTTTATGGAGGTCAATGGCTTTCGCGCTGAGATTCAACCTCTCCCCTAA
- a CDS encoding class I SAM-dependent methyltransferase has translation MTSAAEITAAVRQLYNTYPFPPEPLLDEPPPGYNWRWSWPAAYSFCTGRYPSQLDVAILDAGCGTGVGTEYLAHLNPQAKITALDLSEAALAIACERCRRSGATNVQFHHLSLEEVAQLGQTFQMINCVGVLHHLPEPQRGIQALADVLAPGGIVHIFVYGEYGRWEIKLMQQAIALLQGSDRHNYREGVAIGRQLFAALPENNRLKKREQERWSLENQRDECFADMYVHPQEIDYTIASLFELIRASGLEFIGFSNPQVWQLERLLGSQPELLQRAQQLDPIQQYQLIECLDPEAMTHFEFFLAKPPLPRHDWAADRELLAAIPWRHPCIDGWPGACVFNCHYEVIHLNQAEQEFLNAASGKATVAELLAQQPDFNLAEVRSLLARHLLLLGVKE, from the coding sequence ATGACCTCAGCGGCTGAGATTACTGCTGCTGTGCGGCAACTGTACAATACCTATCCTTTTCCCCCGGAACCGCTCCTTGATGAGCCCCCACCGGGGTACAACTGGCGCTGGTCTTGGCCGGCAGCCTATAGCTTTTGCACAGGGCGTTATCCTTCCCAATTGGATGTTGCCATTCTCGATGCCGGCTGTGGCACCGGTGTGGGGACTGAATATCTCGCCCATTTGAATCCGCAGGCAAAGATTACTGCTTTGGATCTCAGTGAGGCTGCTTTGGCGATTGCCTGCGAACGCTGCCGGCGATCGGGCGCCACCAATGTCCAATTTCACCACCTGAGCCTAGAGGAGGTGGCGCAACTGGGGCAAACGTTCCAGATGATTAACTGTGTCGGGGTGCTGCACCACCTGCCGGAGCCGCAGCGGGGGATTCAAGCCCTTGCCGATGTCCTTGCCCCCGGCGGCATTGTTCATATCTTTGTCTATGGTGAATACGGTCGCTGGGAAATTAAGCTGATGCAGCAGGCCATTGCCCTTCTTCAGGGGAGCGATCGCCACAACTATCGCGAGGGAGTGGCCATTGGACGACAACTCTTTGCGGCATTGCCGGAGAACAATCGCCTGAAAAAGCGGGAGCAGGAGCGCTGGAGTCTTGAGAATCAGCGGGATGAATGCTTTGCCGATATGTATGTGCATCCCCAGGAAATTGACTACACGATCGCCAGCCTATTTGAGCTCATTCGTGCCTCAGGCCTAGAATTTATCGGCTTTTCCAACCCCCAAGTTTGGCAGCTCGAGCGGCTATTGGGCAGCCAACCCGAACTGTTGCAACGGGCACAGCAGCTCGACCCCATCCAGCAATATCAACTCATTGAGTGCCTTGACCCAGAGGCCATGACCCACTTTGAATTCTTTTTGGCTAAGCCGCCACTGCCGCGTCACGATTGGGCAGCAGATCGGGAACTCTTGGCAGCAATTCCCTGGCGCCACCCTTGCATTGACGGTTGGCCAGGGGCCTGTGTCTTTAACTGCCACTATGAGGTGATTCATCTCAACCAGGCCGAACAGGAGTTCTTGAACGCCGCTAGCGGTAAGGCAACCGTGGCTGAGTTATTGGCACAACAGCCAGACTTTAACCTTGCGGAGGTGCGCTCTCTCCTTGCGCGGCACTTACTTCTTTTGGGAGTCAAAGAATGA
- a CDS encoding DNA methyltransferase, whose protein sequence is MLSYPPHLVRGYIEDFGLNEGSVILDPFCGTGTTLVESKRQGIPSLGMEANPFAHFATSVKTDWRVDPDLLYSHSWEVAELALDILRQQGIEDSVPFAADIADLPLRQLSPEQNQLILAGSISPVPLHKVLLLLDCLEKYRIEKVYRHQLLAIAHTLVFAVSNLRFGPEVGVAKAKVDAPVIRAWLAKIGEMVEDLRRVQDQEDTPAQVYLADARGPDRVLPPQSIDAVITSPPYPNEKDYTRTTRLESVILGFIKTKADLQTLKKGLIRSNTRNVYKGDDDDRWIQDHPKIQAIADAIERRRIQLGKTSGFEKLYSRVTKLYFGGMARHLAALRSLLRPNAQLAYVVGDQASYLRVMIPTGQLLADIAQALGYEFVRTDLFRTRFASATKEQLREEVVILRWKGSSSQFRPTEGR, encoded by the coding sequence GTGCTGTCCTATCCACCCCATCTTGTGAGGGGTTACATAGAAGACTTTGGCTTGAATGAAGGGAGTGTCATCCTAGACCCCTTTTGTGGCACAGGGACAACGTTGGTTGAGTCGAAGCGCCAAGGCATTCCATCGTTGGGTATGGAAGCCAATCCCTTCGCCCATTTTGCAACATCCGTAAAGACCGATTGGAGGGTTGATCCTGATTTACTGTACAGTCACTCCTGGGAGGTGGCAGAACTTGCCCTTGACATCCTGCGGCAGCAAGGAATAGAGGACTCAGTGCCTTTTGCAGCGGATATTGCTGACCTACCGCTACGCCAACTATCTCCAGAGCAAAATCAGCTCATCCTTGCGGGGTCGATCAGCCCAGTGCCCTTACATAAGGTATTGTTACTCCTTGACTGCTTAGAGAAATACAGAATAGAAAAGGTCTATCGACATCAGTTGCTGGCGATCGCCCACACCCTTGTTTTTGCCGTCAGTAATTTACGTTTTGGGCCTGAAGTGGGTGTTGCGAAAGCCAAGGTTGATGCGCCAGTGATTCGGGCTTGGCTGGCCAAGATTGGTGAAATGGTGGAGGACTTGCGGCGGGTGCAAGATCAAGAGGATACCCCTGCCCAGGTCTATCTGGCTGATGCAAGAGGTCCTGACAGGGTCTTGCCCCCGCAGTCGATTGATGCGGTGATCACCTCACCCCCTTACCCCAACGAAAAGGACTACACCAGAACAACCCGCCTTGAGTCGGTGATCTTAGGCTTCATTAAAACCAAGGCTGATTTACAAACCCTTAAGAAGGGTCTCATCCGTTCTAACACTCGCAATGTGTATAAAGGGGATGATGACGATCGCTGGATTCAAGATCACCCTAAAATTCAGGCAATTGCGGATGCAATTGAGCGCCGCAGAATTCAACTGGGTAAGACCTCTGGCTTTGAGAAACTCTACAGCAGAGTCACCAAACTCTATTTTGGTGGCATGGCCCGTCACTTGGCTGCCCTGCGATCGCTGCTGCGCCCCAATGCGCAACTCGCCTATGTGGTTGGTGATCAAGCCTCCTACTTGCGGGTGATGATTCCTACGGGTCAGTTATTGGCTGACATTGCTCAGGCGCTGGGCTATGAGTTTGTGCGCACGGATCTCTTCCGAACACGGTTTGCCAGTGCCACTAAGGAGCAACTGCGAGAAGAAGTCGTGATCCTACGCTGGAAAGGCTCAAGCAGCCAATTCAGACCAACTGAGGGGCGGTAG
- a CDS encoding thiamine phosphate synthase, with protein MQNLAPASEGQRLRRILDANLDRAREGLRVIEEWCRFGREDAALSAECKDLRQTLGRYHTEELRAARQTDQDPGTALSHPQERDRPTLNAVLTANFARVQEALRVIEEYGKLTDTELSETAKALRYRVYILEQALTLNPLQARLRQLQGAKLYLVTAPSDRLLEIVEAALKGGLPLVQYRDKTSDDHTRLTTARQLQALCQRYGALFLVNDRVDIALGANADGVHLGQMDIPMELARQILGRDRLVGRSTTNAQELERAIAEGADYVGVGPIFATPTKPGKAAVGFDYLQYARKHAPMPQFAIGGIDLSNIEEVIKAGATQVAVVRAIMAAADPEATTRELLRRLSQGEPS; from the coding sequence ATGCAAAATTTAGCTCCCGCCTCTGAGGGGCAACGCCTCCGGCGGATTCTGGATGCCAATCTTGACCGTGCCCGCGAAGGTCTGCGGGTGATTGAGGAATGGTGCCGCTTTGGCCGCGAAGATGCTGCCCTCAGTGCAGAATGTAAAGATTTGCGCCAAACCCTAGGTCGCTACCATACTGAGGAGTTGCGGGCGGCACGGCAGACGGATCAGGATCCGGGGACGGCCCTGAGTCATCCCCAGGAGCGCGATCGCCCGACCCTCAACGCAGTGCTTACCGCCAACTTTGCCCGTGTCCAAGAAGCCCTACGGGTGATTGAGGAGTATGGGAAATTAACGGATACTGAGCTGAGTGAAACCGCTAAAGCCCTACGCTATCGCGTTTACATTCTGGAGCAGGCACTGACCCTCAATCCGCTGCAAGCTCGACTGCGACAACTGCAAGGGGCGAAGCTTTATCTGGTGACCGCCCCCAGCGATCGCCTACTGGAAATTGTTGAAGCTGCCCTAAAGGGGGGATTGCCCCTGGTACAATACCGGGATAAAACCAGCGATGATCATACCCGCCTGACAACGGCTCGCCAGTTGCAAGCCCTCTGCCAACGCTACGGCGCCCTGTTCCTGGTCAACGATCGCGTGGATATTGCCCTTGGCGCCAACGCCGATGGCGTGCACCTCGGACAGATGGATATTCCCATGGAATTGGCGCGCCAAATTCTAGGGCGCGATCGCCTGGTGGGACGGTCTACCACCAATGCGCAAGAACTGGAGCGGGCCATTGCTGAAGGTGCCGATTATGTGGGTGTTGGACCGATTTTTGCTACCCCCACCAAACCTGGTAAAGCGGCTGTGGGTTTTGACTATCTGCAATACGCCCGCAAACATGCCCCGATGCCCCAGTTTGCCATTGGCGGCATTGATCTGAGCAACATTGAGGAGGTCATCAAGGCAGGGGCCACTCAGGTAGCCGTTGTCCGCGCCATTATGGCTGCGGCGGATCCCGAGGCAACCACCCGAGAATTATTACGACGCTTATCTCAAGGGGAACCATCATGA